A genomic window from Micromonospora sp. WMMA1947 includes:
- a CDS encoding MoxR family ATPase: MSAPGTTDWRIYRGTGEPLDPAERDRRWPAPPRWRTFDGGPDEPPAPAEDPDLERRLGPVRTRRPDPREVDVVNAALLLRRPLLVTGRAGSGRSSLAYRVARELGLGRVLHWPVSTHDTVRAGLWQHDPLGRVRAGQSPGRSVGEELGEHLSLGPLGTALLPYRTPRVLLIDELDQSDIDLPQQLRTVFDDGGFAIPELVRAAPRSPEVTVHTADPGGRATVRGGRVRCHEFPLVVMTCTEDRAFPPAFLRHCLRLRLADPNEATLLGIVDAHFAERPPAAAGLVRAFLDRQRDPEAPTLDQLLDAVQLASIDGGEADWDRLAEVLWRGGPTADPE, translated from the coding sequence ATGAGCGCGCCGGGGACCACCGACTGGCGGATCTACCGGGGCACCGGCGAGCCGCTCGACCCGGCCGAGCGGGACCGGCGCTGGCCCGCCCCGCCGCGCTGGCGCACCTTCGACGGCGGGCCGGACGAGCCGCCGGCGCCCGCCGAGGACCCGGACCTCGAGCGTCGGCTCGGACCGGTCCGGACCCGGCGGCCGGACCCACGCGAGGTGGACGTGGTGAACGCGGCGCTGCTGCTGCGCCGTCCCCTGCTGGTCACCGGCCGCGCCGGGTCCGGCCGGTCCAGCCTGGCCTACCGGGTCGCCCGGGAGCTGGGCCTGGGCCGGGTGCTGCACTGGCCGGTCAGCACGCACGACACGGTCCGCGCCGGTCTCTGGCAGCACGACCCGCTGGGGCGGGTCCGGGCCGGGCAGAGCCCCGGCCGGTCCGTCGGGGAGGAACTCGGCGAGCACCTCAGCCTCGGGCCGCTGGGCACCGCTCTGCTGCCCTACCGCACGCCCCGGGTACTGCTCATCGACGAGCTGGACCAGAGCGACATCGACCTCCCCCAGCAGCTGCGTACCGTGTTCGACGACGGCGGCTTCGCCATTCCCGAGCTGGTCCGGGCGGCGCCGCGCAGCCCCGAGGTGACGGTGCACACGGCCGACCCGGGCGGCCGCGCCACAGTGCGCGGCGGCCGGGTGCGGTGCCACGAGTTCCCGCTGGTGGTGATGACCTGCACCGAGGACCGGGCGTTCCCGCCCGCGTTCCTGCGCCACTGCCTGCGGCTGCGGCTGGCCGACCCGAACGAGGCGACCCTGCTGGGCATCGTGGACGCCCACTTCGCCGAGCGGCCTCCGGCCGCCGCCGGGCTGGTGCGGGCGTTCCTCGACCGGCAACGCGATCCGGAGGCGCCCACCCTGGACCAACTGCTCGACGCGGTGCAGCTCGCCTCGATCGACGGCGGCGAGGCCG